The Parashewanella spongiae genome has a window encoding:
- a CDS encoding putative bifunctional diguanylate cyclase/phosphodiesterase: MAKKVGKNTFRFYSTEMNKKLLRKILLEKKLKQAHTQNELTLHYQPIVDVQTGTTVAAEALLRWHSPELGTVSPEEFIQVAEGNGFINELGLWVLSSAMSFAKQHSDLEVSINASSLQFNNEQLFLEIKRLFRAGELSNNNLCIEITERLLLEETERVKKMLHEIRDLGVDISIDDFGTGYSSLSYLKRCPVNKLKIDKSFITDTPHDNECNTLVRAIIMMSHALGIEVIAEGVETQEQWEFLKAEGCDLAQGYYFSKAIDSEQFNAYLNLNKSVGSIHIRRKNY; encoded by the coding sequence TTGGCTAAAAAGGTCGGTAAAAATACTTTTCGATTTTACTCCACCGAAATGAATAAAAAGTTACTCAGAAAAATTCTTTTAGAAAAAAAGCTAAAACAAGCACACACTCAAAATGAATTAACGCTCCATTACCAACCGATTGTTGATGTACAGACGGGGACTACTGTCGCTGCAGAAGCGTTATTACGCTGGCATAGTCCTGAATTAGGAACCGTAAGTCCTGAAGAATTTATTCAAGTTGCAGAAGGTAATGGTTTTATTAATGAACTTGGGTTGTGGGTGCTATCTTCTGCAATGTCATTTGCAAAACAGCACTCTGATTTGGAAGTATCGATCAACGCATCCTCACTTCAATTCAATAATGAGCAGCTTTTTCTTGAGATAAAACGATTGTTTAGAGCTGGGGAGCTGTCAAATAACAATTTGTGTATTGAAATAACTGAACGATTGTTATTAGAAGAGACTGAAAGAGTAAAAAAAATGCTCCATGAGATAAGAGATTTAGGGGTTGATATCTCTATCGATGACTTCGGTACAGGATATTCATCATTAAGCTATTTGAAACGATGCCCTGTAAATAAATTGAAAATTGACAAATCGTTTATCACTGATACACCACATGATAATGAATGTAACACACTCGTGAGAGCTATCATTATGATGTCCCATGCACTAGGCATCGAAGTGATTGCTGAAGGGGTCGAAACTCAAGAACAATGGGAATTTTTAAAAGCTGAAGGGTGTGATTTAGCCCAAGGTTATTACTTCTCAAAAGCAATCGACAGTGAACAATTTAATGCTTATTTAAACCTAAATAAATCGGTTGGGAGCATTCATATACGCAGAAAAAATTATTGA
- a CDS encoding GGDEF domain-containing protein codes for MKKEIEYLAQHDALTHLINRRQLHLELDKLINRSMRSHNRFAVLFLDLDGFKKINDELGHDAGDSFLKQVSARFKIEIRSFDIAARYGGDEFVIVLADIEDSIALSNKLQSLITSVSKDISWKDGVMNAGVSIGVSEYPYIQIMVIRRAH; via the coding sequence TTGAAAAAAGAAATCGAGTATTTAGCACAACACGACGCACTTACCCATTTAATCAACAGACGCCAACTTCATTTAGAGCTCGATAAACTAATTAATCGTTCCATGCGAAGTCATAATCGCTTTGCGGTGTTATTTCTTGATTTGGACGGTTTTAAGAAAATAAATGATGAACTCGGTCATGATGCAGGTGACTCATTTCTTAAACAAGTTTCGGCTCGCTTTAAAATAGAAATAAGAAGCTTTGACATTGCAGCGCGTTATGGTGGCGATGAATTTGTCATCGTTTTGGCTGATATTGAAGATTCAATTGCCTTATCAAACAAATTGCAAAGTTTAATAACATCAGTATCGAAAGATATCAGCTGGAAAGATGGAGTGATGAATGCTGGTGTGAGTATCGGAGTATCGGAGTATCCATATATCCAGATCATGGTAATACGACGAGCGCATTGA
- a CDS encoding IS4 family transposase has translation MNTTTRQFFNDAPELLRRFAQTEENELSSILTLQDLEDFQKDNTQRVRKYPACHTLSLFMKQVASENKSCRCTLISDARDQIAIGREKNSTITGPYCKARKRLSPESIKSLLKKSGKNLDEAIQGKYLWHGRRVLLTDGSTLSMPDTHENQAQFPQPKSQKEGLGFPQLRILVLISLGSGAVIDSAVSPCKGKGTGEQALLRSMQSDLKQGDIVLGDANFENYFVLVGLMGLGVDAVFEKNGARNVDFRTCEEKLGKRDGLFKLIRPSCPEWMTPEDYAQVPEELIVRMVGTKKRIIVTTLTDKEVYPKQDIIDLYVSRWHIELDFRSIKTMMKMDILRCGSPDMVRKEIDVHLLVYNMIRALMCRAAEKKRNIA, from the coding sequence ATGAATACTACAACTCGCCAATTCTTCAATGATGCCCCAGAATTGTTACGTCGCTTTGCTCAAACGGAAGAAAATGAACTTTCTTCAATTCTCACTCTGCAAGATTTAGAAGATTTTCAAAAAGATAATACTCAAAGAGTACGCAAGTATCCCGCCTGCCACACACTTTCGCTTTTCATGAAGCAAGTTGCCAGTGAAAACAAGTCTTGTCGTTGCACACTAATCAGTGACGCTAGAGATCAAATTGCTATAGGTCGAGAGAAAAACAGCACAATTACAGGTCCCTACTGCAAAGCAAGAAAACGGTTATCTCCAGAGTCAATTAAATCGCTATTGAAGAAATCAGGAAAAAACTTAGATGAAGCGATTCAAGGGAAATACTTATGGCATGGTCGTAGAGTGCTATTAACTGACGGCTCAACACTATCTATGCCTGATACGCACGAGAACCAAGCCCAATTCCCTCAACCTAAATCACAAAAAGAAGGGCTGGGCTTTCCTCAGCTGCGGATTTTAGTGTTAATTTCTTTGGGTAGCGGTGCAGTCATTGACTCGGCTGTTTCACCTTGTAAAGGGAAAGGTACTGGCGAGCAGGCACTATTAAGAAGTATGCAGTCAGACTTGAAACAAGGTGACATTGTGCTGGGAGATGCTAATTTCGAAAACTACTTTGTTCTTGTAGGACTAATGGGGTTAGGCGTTGATGCTGTTTTCGAAAAAAACGGAGCCAGAAATGTCGATTTCAGAACCTGTGAAGAAAAGCTGGGTAAGCGAGATGGTTTATTTAAGCTAATTCGTCCATCCTGTCCAGAATGGATGACCCCAGAGGATTACGCTCAAGTGCCAGAAGAGCTTATCGTCAGAATGGTAGGAACAAAGAAACGTATCATTGTTACCACGCTCACGGATAAAGAAGTCTATCCGAAGCAAGATATTATTGATTTATACGTTTCACGATGGCATATCGAGTTGGATTTTAGGTCAATCAAGACCATGATGAAAATGGATATTTTAAGGTGTGGTAGTCCAGATATGGTGCGTAAGGAAATTGATGTTCATTTGTTAGTTTACAACATGATAAGGGCACTTATGTGCCGAGCGGCAGAAAAAAAAAGGAATATCGCCTAG
- a CDS encoding response regulator: MVAIALFEQWHEFRKRRMGSPVKANAQIVRPKILVIDDTSENLVAMKVLLKNTDTVLLTANSGNEGLALALEDNIALVLLDVNMPQMDGFEVARLLKQLDETSNIPIIFLTANNQDEATRLEGYSSGNGTNLRFS; the protein is encoded by the coding sequence TTGGTAGCAATCGCCTTATTTGAACAATGGCATGAATTTAGAAAGAGACGTATGGGATCACCCGTAAAAGCTAATGCTCAGATTGTTCGGCCTAAGATTTTGGTCATTGATGATACTTCAGAAAATCTAGTTGCAATGAAAGTATTATTAAAAAATACCGATACTGTTCTTCTCACGGCGAATTCAGGTAATGAAGGATTAGCGCTTGCTTTAGAAGATAATATTGCTTTAGTTTTACTAGATGTAAATATGCCGCAGATGGATGGCTTTGAAGTTGCTAGACTGCTTAAGCAATTGGACGAAACGAGCAACATCCCTATTATATTTTTAACTGCAAATAACCAAGATGAAGCTACTCGTCTTGAAGGATATAGTAGTGGCAATGGCACTAACTTAAGATTTAGCTGA
- the hxpB gene encoding hexitol phosphatase HxpB: protein MLPSQISAVIFDMDGVIIDSEPAWQQAELDILIQLGVPLTHDDTLLTTGLRIDQVVEYWYQRHPWREYNNQKTSIDIVSKVIDYINHDGKPMRGVLEALEYCHANGYQIGLATSSSMNLVDAVLDKLQIRGYFQSIQSAEHLQYGKPHPEVYLNCATALQINPRQCLAIEDSFNGLIAARAANMQTVSIPAQEQQHLSQWQIAHHQMGDLVELLSIL, encoded by the coding sequence ATGTTACCGTCACAGATATCAGCGGTCATTTTTGACATGGATGGAGTCATAATTGATTCAGAGCCAGCATGGCAACAGGCTGAGCTGGATATCTTGATTCAGCTTGGAGTGCCTTTGACTCATGATGATACTTTGCTGACGACGGGGCTGAGAATCGATCAAGTGGTCGAATATTGGTATCAACGACACCCTTGGCGAGAGTATAACAACCAAAAAACCTCTATAGATATTGTCTCTAAAGTGATTGATTATATTAATCATGATGGTAAACCGATGCGAGGTGTTCTAGAAGCGCTCGAGTATTGCCATGCTAATGGTTATCAAATTGGCCTAGCCACATCTTCTTCCATGAATTTGGTTGATGCGGTGTTAGATAAGCTACAAATCAGAGGTTACTTTCAATCGATACAATCGGCAGAGCATCTACAATACGGCAAGCCCCACCCTGAAGTGTACTTAAATTGTGCGACAGCTTTACAAATTAACCCAAGGCAATGCCTTGCTATTGAAGATTCTTTCAACGGATTAATTGCTGCTAGAGCAGCAAACATGCAAACAGTGTCCATTCCAGCGCAAGAGCAACAACATTTAAGTCAATGGCAAATCGCTCATCATCAAATGGGCGACTTAGTAGAGCTATTAAGCATTTTATAG